A genomic window from Solanum stenotomum isolate F172 chromosome 10, ASM1918654v1, whole genome shotgun sequence includes:
- the LOC125841311 gene encoding uncharacterized protein LOC125841311, which translates to MASLSSCNHPGKLCSSFSPSSLKLSWVQRVSVQFIHTHSHTCSLPCAPRALTVISMAPPKPGGGKAKKVTGIIKLALEAGKATPAPPVGPALGSKGVNIMAFCKDYNARTADKAGYVIPVEITVYDDRSFTFILKTPPASVLLLKAAGVEKGSKDPQREKVGKITIDQLKVIAQEKLPDLNCSTIESAMRIIAGTAANMGIDIDPPILEPKKKELVY; encoded by the exons atggcGTCTTTATCGAGTTGTAATCATCCAGGGAAACTCTGTTCGTCGTTTTCACCTTCATCCCTTAAGTTGTCTTGGGTCCAACGGGTGTCGGTTCAGTTCATTCACACCCACAGCCACACTTGTTCCCTTCCTTGTGCTCCAAGGGCTCTCACTGTCATTTCCATGGCCCCCCCTAAGCCTGGTGGTGGTAAAGCCAAGAAAG TCACTGGTATTATAAAGTTAGCTCTCGAGGCAGGGAAGGCAACTCCTGCTCCACCCGTGGGTCCGGCCTTGGGTTCCAAAGGTGTTAACATCATGGCATTCTGTAAGGATTACAATGCCAGAACTGCTGACAAAGCTGGTTATGTTATTCCTGTCGAAATCACCGTCTATGAT GATAGAAGCTTCACTTTTATCTTGAAGACCCCACCTGCTTCTGTTTTGCTGCTCAAGGCTGCAG GAGTGGAAAAGGGCTCGAAGGACCCACAGAGGGAGAAAGTGGGAAAAATAACTATTGATCAATTGAAGGTAATTGCTCAAGAGAAGCTGCCGGATCTTAATTGTTCTACGATTGAATCTGCAATGAGGATTATAGCTGGCACTGCAGCAAATATGGGAATTGACATTGACCCTCCGATTCTTGAACCTAAAAAGAAAGAGCTTGTGTACTAG
- the LOC125841313 gene encoding photosynthetic NDH subunit of subcomplex B 3, chloroplastic: protein MRAIEIYWYGGLAASTLSQSSLCISKVHQRCLRFNRTKIKAVASSERSREAVAHEEEEACVKFAFVSSVFLPDGTPDVQLRKACGGQKLRDIMLDANVELYGPYARPLLNCGGGGTCATCLVEVVEGKELLNPRTDKENENLKRHPKNWRLACQAIVGKPNSRGMMTIQQLPEWKAHEWNYRGLPPNEEEEEAAAASISSSSA from the exons ATGAGAGCAATTGAAATATACTGGTATGGGGGCTTAGCTGCTTCCACTCTATCACAATCATCGTTGTGTATTTCCAAGGTTCATCAGAGGTGCCTGCGTTTCAACCGAACAAAAATCAAAGCAGTTGCAAGTAGTGAGAGATCGAGAGAAGCAGTAGCACATGAGGAGGAAGAAGCTTGTGTGAAGTTTGCCTTTGTCAGC TCAGTATTCCTACCAGATGGAACACCAGATGTGCAGCTAAGGAAAGCATGTGGTGGCCAAAAACTTAGAGACATAATGCTCGATGCTAATGTCGAGTTGTATGGACCTTAT GCAAGACCTTTGCTCAATTGTGGGGGAGGAGGAACTTGTGCCACATGTTTGGTTGAG GTGGTTGAAGGAAAGGAGCTACTCAACCCTCGCACAGACAAGGagaatgaaaatttaaaacgG cATCCAAAGAATTGGAGGCTTGCTTGTCAGGCAATAGTTGGTAAACCTAATTCAAGAGGCATG ATGACCATTCAGCAACTTCCGGAATGGAAAGCACACGAGTGGAATTATAGAGGATTACCGcctaatgaagaagaagaagaagcagca
- the LOC125843240 gene encoding LOW QUALITY PROTEIN: beta-1,6-galactosyltransferase GALT31A (The sequence of the model RefSeq protein was modified relative to this genomic sequence to represent the inferred CDS: deleted 1 base in 1 codon), translating to MGLKIGRSPPYKGARWVSLLCIASFCLGVFVVNRLLTVPGSVRTVNDAISVEHMSQELHPVLECEKKDTSLVAEDILFNVSKTHDVIMELDKTISSLEMKLAAARAAKAQNEEIAAVCRKPVIEPLNNRPKVFYVMGIITAFSSRKRRDSIRETWIPQGEDLRKLENEKGIIIRFVIGHSATPGGVLDRAIDAEDAQHNDFFRLNHVEGYHELSSKTQIYFSTAATKWDADFFIKVDDDVHVNLGVVGSLLDRHRSKPCVYVGCMKSGPVLSQKGVKYHEPEYWKFGEEGNKYFRHATGQIYAISKDLATYISINGHILHRYANEDVSLGSWFIGLDVEHIDERSLCCGTPPDCEWKAQAGNICAASFDWSCSGICKSVERMEEVHQRCGEGNGAIWHTSF from the exons atggGTTTGAAGATAGGAAGGTCACCACCTTACAAGGGCGCTAGATGGGTCTCTCTGCTCTGCATTGCGAGCTTCTGCTTAGGTGTTTTTGTTGTCAACAG GTTATTGACAGTGCCTGGTTCTGTTAGAACAGTGAACGATGCTATATCAGTGGAACATATGTCACAGGAACTTCATCCTGTTCTTGAGTGCGAGAAAAAG GATACTTCTCTGGTAGCAGAAGATATTCTCTTCAATGTTTCTAAAACACACGATGTAATCAT GGAATTGGACAAAACCATATCTTCTCTGGAAATGAAGCTCGCTGCTGCTAGAGCTGCTAAAGcacaaaatgaagaaatagcTGCTGTT TGTAGGAAACCAGTAATTGAGCCTTTGAATAACCGCCCTAAGGTTTTCTATGTAATGGGAATCATTACTGCTTTCAGCAGCAGAAAACGCAGGGATTCAATTAGGGAAACTTGGATACCTCAAG GGGAGGATCTAAGAAAGTTGGAAAACGAGAAGGGCATTATCATACGGTTTGTAATAGGGCACAG TGCAACCCCAGGTGGAGTCTTGGATCGGGCTATAGATGCTGAGGATGCACAACATAATGATTTCTTTCGACTG AATCATGTGGAGGGATATCATGAGCTGTCCTCTAAGACTCAAATATACTTTTCAACTGCAGCAACAAAATGGGATGCTGACTTCTTTATTAAAGTTGACGATGATGTGCATGTCAATCTGG GTGTTGTAGGTTCATTGTTAGACCGTCATCGATCTAAACCTTGTGTGTACGTGGGTTGCATGAAATCTGGACCCGTTCTCTCACAGAA AGGAGTGAAGTACCATGAACCCGAATACTGGAAATTTGGTGAGGAGGGAAATAAGTATTTTAGGCATGCAACTGGACAAATATATGcgatctccaaggatttggctACCTACATATCGATCAATGG ACACATTCTACATAGGTATGCAAATGAAGATGTTTCTCTTGGTTCTTGGTTTATTGGGCTTGATGTTGAACATATTGATGAACGGAGTTTGTGCTGTGGAACACCCCCAG ATTGCGAGTGGAAGGCCCAAGCTGGGAACATTTGTGCTGCATCGTTCGATTGGAGCTGTAGTGGAATTTGTAAATCAGTGGAAAGGATGGAAGAGGTCCACCAGCGATGTGGAGAGGGAAATGGAGCAATATGGCATACTAGTTTCTGA